The Musa acuminata AAA Group cultivar baxijiao chromosome BXJ2-5, Cavendish_Baxijiao_AAA, whole genome shotgun sequence genomic interval ATCCTACCAGGTGTTATTTTCTAAGTATTACTTAACGGTTTCATTGGCTCACGGTTTAACCAACTATTTCCTTTAACAAAGCTAAATGATAGGAAAAGATTCACATAATTGACCCCGAAGAGTTGAGATCTTAGGACTGACCTAATGCAAGCATAAGAGCAAGTCACTTTTGGTTTTTTGTCTTCTATTTATTCAACACATGATAGCAAAAGATGTCATTTCTATTTATTCAACGCATGATGGtaaaatatgtcatcaatgtGCCACAATCATATTGGGTACTAGCTTCTGGGAACCGATCAGTATGTATGCTAGAAATCATAGCCTACTGTACGGCAATCGCAATACCAATCGACCATTAGAATTATGCATTAGCCGTTTGTGACATATCAACAGCAGTCCCAAACACAAACAGAAATGCTAATTAGCGTCACATTGTTATGATTTCTGAACCAATTGAAAGTAGAATTTTCAtgtgccaagatcaaatctttgagATTATTAATAGTGACAAACTTTTAGATAGATGTAAATAGCATCATCGAAATTGCCCTAAATGAAGCATGTGGAGTTTAAATTCTGTGTCGATATTTTCAATCTGCTCATCTCAGCATCAAAGATGGACCATTGTCTACCAAATAGTGACTAAAATTGGCTTATCAACAAGGCAAGGCAAAAAGGTAGGACCATAATGGCTTATTGCTTGGTAATTATCGATAGCGAACGGGAGAAGAGCAATAACACGAGATCCATACCCTGATTCTATGTTTGTCGACAAGAGTGATCAGTGGAATCAGTCTCAAGTACCGATCGATCTCGCTCTGTGCTCTCCTGAACTGGTACACGATGTTCCACCCCATGGCCAAGAGATACAGGTAGCTGCGGTCCTGACAGCTGTTGACGAGAATGTAGGACCTCCTCAGGGCATCCTCGAGCTGCTCCAGCGGCTCGCGCGTCTCGGGATACCTCTTGAGCTCCGAGATCTTGAGCTGCTCCAGGAGACTGCCGATCAGCTTCAGGTGCTGCGCGAACCGCCGGCAATTCTTCTTGTGCATCCGCGCAACAGAGGCGGCCTTTACGATCATGCCGATCAGGCGGACGGCGTCGAGGCCGGTCAGCTGGACGACGTTGGCCACGTCCCCCATATACTCCCAAGATGACGCCATTACAAGGTCGAAACACCTACCTCTCAGAATTGAGCATCACTGCTGTAAGAGCAATGAAGATAAAACACATTTATCAAGCAGACGGAGTCCTTACAATCTGTGGATATTTCCTCCGACGACTACCACATTACAACAATATACGATCAATAACTTTTCCTTTGTCATTCTGACAAGACTAACATAGCAGAGGATGCTCGAATGTAAGCCTGAGGAGTCGGAGTCGGACCGGGAGTCGTTTACCTTTTTCTTTCACCTGGAGTGAGGCTTAGATTCTCATATGAGCAGGATTCCTCATCTGTGAATCAAAGAAAGAGTCCTCTACCTTTTTCTTTCATCTGGATCGAGGCTTGATCTTTTCTTTTGTCGGTGCTCCAAGAACCTAACCTCTTTGGCACTCGGAGGAGGAAGGATGTCTCCACCTTTGAATCAAACAAAAGGGCTTCTTCTTCGAAGATCAGATATCTTGAGAAAAATATACATCACAGCATTCTTTGTCTTCACATTACGGATTCCAACCCATCCTTCTCCACTGTGGTGGTGAGCAGGGGCTTGCTCTGACATTGCTTTGCGTAGAAGGGAGACAATTGTAGTAGTTATTGTATAACCTGTTTGCACTCGCTGCTCTTGAGAACACCGAGAGAGttggagaggaagagagagagagagagagagagagagagagagagaggacaaaaGAATCAAGTGGACACCCAAAAGAATTGGTGGGCAGCCATCTAACGAAGCATGACGAGGTAAATAAAAAGTTCGAGCGAGAATTCTCATGAAACACAGCTCTCGACACCAAAAAGAGAAGGGAGGAAAAGTGAGTCGATCGATGAATTTGTTTCAGCTGGTAACCATTTTCTTTTTCGCTTTTGTATTTGGTTTTGTCATTATGTATTTGCTTGTGGTGGTAGAAATCTTGTGGACTGGGATGCATAACATGTTGATAACAGTTTGGGTTCATGCTGGGAGGACGAGGACGTAATACGTTATGTGGTGGTTGGGCCGTCATTTTGGGTGGCATCAAACGCACACGTGGTTAGGACGATGATGTTGATAGGTTATGACAGGCGTCCATGTCACGATATATACGCCTCACCTGCTATGATCGATGACGCTCAGGTGACGACGTGCCAACGATTCACCGTCTTCTTTCGAGAATCACTTTGGCATTTCCTAATAATCTTTTATATTGGCCTCACTCTGCCAACTGTGCTTTAAAGTTGCTGAAAAAGATTGATAATCCACTGATGGTAGATCGTGTTATTTGAGTGGATTGGGCCGAACGGGTTCAACGAACCAAAATCGCCGTGCCCGTTGCcacaccttctctctctctctctctctctttagccCTAAATGCCGCAAATCTCCTGCCGTTCTCTATTCACAGAGCCAGATGAGCGGGAGCGCGTTCAATGCGTTCAAGGCGCGGGTGCCGATCGAGTGGAGCCCGAGGCTATACATCACGCTGGTGCGCGGCCTCCCTGGCACCCGCCACCTCCACCGCCGCACCCTTGACGCGATGCGCCTCCGCCGCTGCCACCGTACCGTTGCTCACCGCAACACCCCCTCCCTCCTCGGCATGCTCAACCAGGTACCCCGCCACCGCCGACTACTACTCTCGTCCTCCTCCTTCCGTTTCCCCCTCTCTTGATTGCTGATTTGGTGCCGGTTTGCTCATATTACCCGATCATCAGGTGAAGCGGTTGGTGGTTGTGGAGACGGAGGCGATGTTCAACTCCAGGAAGCAACAACAAGAGGAGCACCGAGCCCTGCGGCCACCCATCGCCGTCAGCCATTCCCCTCCTCCCACTACCTCTTCCGCAGCCGATTCTGCTAAGTAGCTACTGCTTTTTCGTTGCTCAGATCGCTTCGGTTGGGTGAAAGTTCGTCCCTCTATTTCTCTTTATTTTCCCCTCCTGCTTttatttcttggctattcttgggAGTTGTTTTAAATGGTAGTTTCGCTTGGCATTGCGCTTGCTTTCAGTATGCTTCAGTTTGTGGCTGTCCGGGTGCAAATCGCTTGGAAGTCTCCAAAGAGAGTGATTTGCAAGGGAGAAGATTGTGTTGTCTCAATTGCCTTAGGATCTTACAGTTCGTAGTggcatgacatgttgtgaaatacgCCTAGTTTGAGAGCAGTAAAAAGCATACTGTTTTATTTGACTTAAACAAGGAGTTAGAGAATTAAAGCCAAGTGTTCGACTAAATGTGACAAAGGTATGTTGATAGCACATGGATTTAGAGATCAGCCACTGTCTAATATTTGTTGGGGATTCAACTATTTTTTTCCTTATAATCTCTCTCAGGAGTCAAGAGTATGCAATCCTACCACAGGAATTAGTATGGAGTAGCAAAGTCAGCTGATGTCCTAGGGTCTGTCTACATAAACCATTGCAAATTAAGGATGAAGGGTTACCTATTGAAGATTTTGTCTGATTTTACCTTTTTCTGTGTTGGTATTACTCTTCATTTCAGATTAGGTATCCAGTGCATCCATAGCTCCATTTAATTATTTGAGTGACCTCCAGCATTGTTTGTTAGATAACAAACTGGAATATTGTTAACTAGCTTTTATAAAATCCACAACTTTTACTGGCGTGTCAAGTCTTTGCGCACATTGGTGCCATGTTCAATTACCGGACTGCCGGACTCAACTTATTCAAGGTCATGACTTTAAATGATATTTTCAAGGTCTTGACTCTTGACTTTAAATGATATTTACAAGATATATGCTGTTCCCATTGCTTAAATTCTGAAAGTATGATCCCTCAACATTTTGGTTGCAATAATAACAAGCAGCCTTAATGTCTCAATTATTTGGGGTCAGCTAGATGGATCTTTTTCCATTGTTGAACTCTGTCAACATCATTTGGTTAGTTTCCCAAAATTCTATAACTCTCACAATCTAGATTTAGCACATCTTGCAAGCAAAAGCATTCACTTTTAACATGTAGCTAAATCATGTAATTACTCAACCGGCATGTGCCACACATTTAAATCAAGGTGACAGCCTAGATCCTTGAGTGATCGCTTGTGACAATTAACAACATCACTCAACTAGCAACGGCAGGAATCTCAGACTAGAGATATGACTGGTTAAAGTGTCAAATTATCCTGTAAAGAAATGCAAATTAGTTCATTCAAGGGAATGTGACAAACTCAGGGATTGTAGGACCGATGGATTGCATTTGGTGCTACCCTTTGATGCATTTGGAAATGCATTGTACCACACTAAATTAAAAAATCATCTGCAGCATTTTCCAACTTATAAAGATCAGTTCCCATAAAGAAACACTATCTGAAGTATCTTAACCTACTTTCAATCACTGTCTTGGCAAACGAAATCTCAGCCTAACGTATCTTGAAAAAGGAAATATTTTTGCTATCATTGAGCAGAAGATGTCAAAGATTAGACTCACTGTCCATTTCCCCAACTCAGAGTGTTGTAATATGCCATTATAGAGGAACTAGCACATGGATATACACTCCATCAAGTTGTAGACTTCTCATGTGTTATATTAGCATATCAAATTCATGATTTTGGAATTTAAGAGCTATGCCTATGTATCTGTGCATAAATTCCTACACGCAGAGGAAAATTGAGTTTCTAAACCTGTTTTTGATCATGATTTAAACTCGCCTGAGCGCCTCGTGTGTGGACCAGGTGGCGGCTTCAataaggcgccgcctaggcgctcgcccgaacctaggcgccgggcgcttcgggcgagtgccCGATTCAAATAAAGCAACCGAACCAGACTTTTAAATTTGGTTTGGTTCAACAGTAGTTAGTAATGCATTTCCTTACCCTCAAAAGCAACCCTTCATGCCCATGTGACCCCGAGGAAAACTGATTTTGTGTCTATACCCGTGTGCATAAATTCCTACATGCAGAGGAAAACTGAGTTTCTAAACCTGTTTTTTATGTGACTATGGGATCTAAATCAGTCTCAAAATGGAACAAAACCTTATTAAGATCAGCAAGCAATGAACATAGAAGAAGTTGTTATCTTAAATGTGTGTCCCATTGAGACAGGATTATATGGCAAACTACACGTGAGAAGTTGAAAAGGGAATTTACTACAGCAAGCTGGAGTTGATTCTGTACCACTTGTTCCTTTTGGAGTTTGTTGAAGTTCTAAATTACATATAAATTGTGGGGCTATGGAGGAAATGTTGGTGAAATCATCGGTCTTCATGGCATTAAATAGTAGTATATATAATTCCATAGGTGATACAAAGTTTGCAAGGGAACTTTTGGATGTGTTCCATTATCTTTGGTTGAAGAGACACATGCcgcttttatttattataaatctaGTGGACTTTGTTTGTTGACGTTTTAATAATGTCTGTGTTTCATCATTGAAGCACTTATATTATTGAGATGCACTTTTTCTCCATCTTCTGAAAAAATTTCAGAGGTTTGCTTCTTTGTTGTTTGAGCTAAAATTTTAATGGGAATTTATATTTGCTTGTCGACAATGTAGGCCTAGTAACAGACTAGACTTAGCCTGATCAGCTTCATCTCTGCAATTAATTTAGCAAGACCAGGTATGAATAGGTTTTGTGATCTTACAACCCGGTAACTCATCCCATCTTAATGACTTGTTTCATAATCAGATTGTGCATGGTTGTACTTGGTCTGATCCTACCTGAATACTCGCACATTGTATATATATGCAACTACCTATGGGTGGTGGAGCACATTATTGCAATCTGGTGAGAACTATGACATCGTCTATGGAAATGTGGAGAGATTAGTTATTCGACTTTTTGATTGAAGTGACCTTAAAAAAACGGAACACTTTACTTCATGAAGTTGACTTTGGAGAACTCTAGTTTGGTGtcttttgatgatgcaagcacaTCCATAGATtcagttttttttcctttttgattaACATTGACTTACTAATCCCATTAGGCACTTCATGGTAAAATTTCATTTTCTGTTTCCAAGGCATCAACACGATACCTTCTCATGGTTAGGGGCTTGAAACCCTATACAGCAAGTGAAAGTTGGACAAAAATATGTATGGTCTAAAGTGGATACCAGTTTTGCAATGGTGATTTGTATTTATTTCTGTGTCAGTCTTGTTTGTTTAGCCTGATGATTGCAATGTGTCTGGAAGCACCGCTCTCATGGCTGTTCATTTATCTGCAGGTCTTCATCCGGAGGCATAGAACTTCTCATGGCTGTAAGATGATTGCTTTTGTTTTGCGATGCACTAATCAAAGATTATCTTGATACTTGCAGACGCAATTGCATGTGCACTAGACTTTTAATAAATGCTTGTCATGTTAAAATTTCCTTAATGTGCATCGTTGATGCTAATTTTTCACAAAATCATCGTACTTGGTCGATGTCAACTATTGTGTGTGCATGATGGTTTATGCATTTTTAGTGGAGTTGGCATGATCGAGCAAGCACTATTTGTTGTATCTGTTAAGCAGATGCACAaaggtcgagagagagagagagagagagagaggagttgcaCCTTCCTCGATGCCTTGTTGACATGATTTATATGCCATTAGCGGCACCATCCTGATGGAGCGCTTTGCCTTGTATGGCTTTATTTCAGCGGGGCAGAGTCGATACCTGTGAAAAGCATAAGCTGATTTACTCGGAAAATAATTAGTCAGTGTACAGGAAGGAAGGGTTTTGGATGCTGCCGACTAAATTGATGATGTAAGGCAACTTCCCGGAGTCTGAGGATGAAGAATCTCAAAGAAAAGAAGGAGGGTCGCCTTTGCCTTTACCGATCGAGGTATGTTCCACCCCAATTATCATCAAATTATCAATTTGCTTGCGTATGTTAGAATTGTAGAATTAAAAGAAGGAtacagaaaagaaaagagagaataaTGTTGGAGGGAAAAATATGGAAACCAGGATCTCTCGGTTTTCGTGGGTTTTTAGAAAAAGGtcctattatattatataattaaaaataacacAAATGGCGTTAATTATTTTTTGCATCGTCATTAAGAACGTAGTTAACTGTATCTAATAAATCAACATGTATTTCGTTAAGATCGAAGTAGTGTTTACAAGATTTGAACAAC includes:
- the LOC103973652 gene encoding uncharacterized protein LOC103973652, which gives rise to MSGSAFNAFKARVPIEWSPRLYITLVRGLPGTRHLHRRTLDAMRLRRCHRTVAHRNTPSLLGMLNQVKRLVVVETEAMFNSRKQQQEEHRALRPPIAVSHSPPPTTSSAADSAK